The Erythrobacter sp. JK5 genome includes a region encoding these proteins:
- a CDS encoding HNH endonuclease, translating into MFKTELIEKAAQFRSAEEDPTRSLSACPALVLNADYTPLSYYPLSLWPWQTAIKAVFLDRVDIVASYEREVHSPSLDMKIPSVIALRQYVRQSEFPAFTRFNVFLRDHFQCQYCGNGEHLTFDHVLPRRLGGKTTWENIITACAPCNMKKGGRTPKQAHMPVQMKPIRPTSWQLQQHGKLFPPNYLHETWRDWLYWDVELEA; encoded by the coding sequence GTGTTCAAGACCGAACTGATCGAAAAGGCTGCCCAATTCCGCAGCGCGGAGGAAGACCCGACGCGCAGCCTTTCGGCCTGTCCGGCGCTGGTGCTCAACGCCGACTATACGCCGCTGTCCTATTACCCGCTCAGCCTGTGGCCGTGGCAGACCGCGATCAAGGCGGTGTTTCTCGACCGGGTGGACATCGTCGCCAGCTACGAGCGCGAGGTGCATTCCCCGAGCCTCGACATGAAGATCCCGAGCGTGATCGCACTCAGGCAATACGTAAGGCAAAGCGAGTTTCCGGCTTTCACCCGCTTCAACGTGTTCCTGCGCGATCACTTCCAGTGCCAGTATTGCGGCAACGGCGAGCATCTCACTTTCGACCACGTCCTGCCGCGCCGGCTGGGCGGGAAGACGACGTGGGAAAACATCATCACCGCCTGCGCCCCGTGCAACATGAAGAAGGGCGGGCGCACGCCGAAACAGGCGCACATGCCGGTGCAGATGAAGCCGATCCGCCCGACCAGCTGGCAATTGCAGCAGCACGGCAAGCTGTTCCCGCCCAACTACCTGCACGAAACGTGGCGCGACTGGCTGTACTGGGATGTCGAGCTGGAGGCTTGA